One Anthonomus grandis grandis chromosome 12, icAntGran1.3, whole genome shotgun sequence DNA window includes the following coding sequences:
- the LOC126742842 gene encoding uncharacterized protein K02A2.6-like: MKALARSYVWWLKIDEAIENIARRCKICSMYADKSPKPSLIMWDCPKNAWTRLHVDFFGPLFNKTFLVVEDATSKWLECFIVQNMSSSKTIQILRKLFSQFGLPKEIATDNAQTFMSVEFSSFLESLGIIHKTGAPFHPETNGLAESGVKILKRALIKGYKDHKTDLQLILDTFLFQYRNTPQTTTQECPSKIIFGRSLRTRFDLLLPSTENVVKNKQHKMEKNFKKVRDISFCIGEKVWAQDYRPNADKRRWCQGVVQDILGRRTYVIEVDDGIKWKRHLSQLKKNYVTFQPEHNKTNTTIIPRSTSIDNNSFSSSEDEVGVLSDSDKSDLESDSGTRVLRRRSKIKMPDRLQVS, encoded by the coding sequence ATGAAGGCTTTGGCTCGCTCATACGTATGGTGGCTAAAAATCGACGAGGCTATAGAAAATATTGCTCGGCGATGTAAAATTTGTTCAATGTATGCGGATAAGTCACCTAAACCTTCTTTGATAATGTGGGATTGCCCTAAAAATGCATGGACTCGTTTGCATGTAGATTTTTTTGGCcctttgtttaataaaacatttttagttgtTGAAGACGCCACATCCAAATGGTTGGAATGTTTTATTGTGCAAAATATGTCTTCTtctaaaacaatacaaattctAAGAAAGTTATTTTCTCAGTTTGGATTGCCCAAAGAAATAGCTACAGATAATGCACAAACTTTTATGTCTGTTGAATTTAGTTCTTTTCTAGAGAGTTTGGGTATTATCCACAAGACGGGTGCTCCTTTTCATCCAGAGACTAATGGATTGGCGGAGTCcggtgttaaaattttaaaaagagcgCTTATTAAAGGTTACAAAGATCATAAAACTGATCTGCAACTTATTTTAGATACGTTTCTTTTTCAATATCGCAATACGCCTCAAACAACCACTCAAGAATGTCcatccaaaattatttttggtcgCTCTTTACGCACTAGATTTGACTTATTGCTTCCTTCCACCGAAAATgtagttaaaaataaacagcataaaatggagaaaaattttaaaaaggttcGAGACATATCATTTTGTATTGGAGAAAAAGTGTGGGCTCAAGATTATCGTCCAAATGCAGACAAAAGAAGGTGGTGTCAAGGGGTTGTTCAAGATATTCTTGGTCGAAGAACTTACGTAATAGAGGTAGATGATGGAATAAAATGGAAGAGGCATCTCagccagttaaaaaaaaattatgtaacatTTCAGCCTGAACATAATAAGACAAATACAACCATAATTCCAAGATCTACCTCGAttgataataatagttttagcTCTAGTGAAGATGAAGTGGGGGTTTTATCAGATAGTGATAAATCTGATTTAGAAAGTGATTCGGGTACACGTGTGTTGCGTAGAcgtagcaaaattaaaatgccgGATCGTTTGCAAGTGTCTTAG
- the LOC126742843 gene encoding uncharacterized protein LOC126742843, with protein MSSFLGNLSTFDPEKSDYAIFSERLKQFFVANGITEDDKMRAILLNTLNEDCYVLLRNLCVPKTPPEVKFQDLDKLLLKHFAPVRSYFSERSKFYSAQREPGEKVCDWAARVKNLVSNCGFEATITLSTLMRDIFAIGINDVRFSDRLFEENAISRDCTFQFMEKIALAKESAVADHEKRVSKESQAPIKTELEEIYYNQNPGTSRQNRGKSKSKYTVKRDHQEKPALPKCSVCGRANHVFSNCAYRSCFCHKCGIKGHLAPMCKKLSGHNFLQENLLQDSSDENDEMCFNIKSNSSSYYNKLRYNSKGNERPIIIKLLTDGLQFDFEIDSGFAHAAISENFYKHYFTKYNLIRNDLSLKDYVGVSFNPLGYLNLNIIYDYNNYILKTYVIKNGGPPLIGRNGLKMLNIGLCKIDSNNNNRLLYVNSETKLQYLLKHFGQIFDGTLGTFNKFKVTLKLKENAIPRFFKPRPVPIALKPKIDEELDRLIKNKVLILTEFSKWATPIVPILKKNGGLRICGDFKVTLNPQLEFQQFPLPRIEYLFSRLEGGLKFSKIDLSEAYQQILLYENSTELVTISTHRGLFSYQRLPFGIHCAPSIFQVIMEQLFNGIPGVIAFLMIF; from the coding sequence ATGTCATCTTTTCTCGGAAATTTAAGTACGTTTGATCCGGAAAAGTCGGATTACGCGATATTTTCCGAGCGGCTAAAACAGTTTTTCGTGGCAAATGGTATAACGGAGGACGATAAAATGCGTGCGATTCTTCTAAATACATTAAACGAAGATTGTTACGTGTTGTTAAGAAATTTGTGTGTACCGAAAACGCCACCGGAAGTGAAATTCCAGGATTTggataaattgttattaaagcaTTTTGCTCCAGTGCGGTCCTATTTTTCGGAGAGAAGTAAATTTTACTCTGCTCAAAGAGAGCCCGGTGAAAAAGTGTGTGATTGGGCAGCTCGTGTGAAAAATTTAGTGAGTAATTGCGGATTTGAGGCTACAATAACTCTCAGTACGCTAATGAGAGATATTTTTGCGATCGGTATTAATGACGTGCGTTTTTCCGATCGTTTGTTTGAAGAAAATGCCATCAGTAGGGACTGTACGTTTCagtttatggaaaaaattgctTTGGCAAAGGAGTCTGCGGTCGCTGATCATGAAAAGCGCGTATCCAAGGAGTCTCAGGCCCCGATTAAAACAGAACTAGAggaaatatattataatcaaaatccAGGTACTTCTCGTCAAAATCGGGGTAAGTCAAAATCTAAATATACTGTTAAAAGAGACCATCAAGAAAAACCGGCTCTACCAAAATGTTCGGTGTGTGGGCGTGCAAATCACGTTTTTTCTAACTGTGCTTATCGTAGCTGTTTCTGTCACAAATGTGGAATCAAAGGCCATTTGGCACCTATGTGCAAGAAGCTATCAGGTCataattttttgcaagaaaacctTTTGCAAGACTCATCTGATGAGAATGACGAGATGTGCTTTAACATTAAGAGTAATTCTTCATCATATTATAATAAGTTGCGTTATAATTCTAAAGGTAACGAAAGGCCTATAATTATTAAGCTATTAACTGACGGTttacaatttgattttgaaattgattcTGGATTTGCTCATGCGGCTATTTCTGAAAATTtctataaacattattttacaaaatataatttgattcgTAATGATCTGTCTCTTAAAGATTATGTGGGTGTATCATTTAACCCCTTAGGTTAtcttaacctaaatattatctATGACTACaacaattacattttaaaaacatatgtcATTAAAAATGGAGGACCTCCATTAATAGGGCGTAACGGCTTAAAAATGTTGAACATTGGTTTATGTAAAATAGAtagtaacaataataataggTTGTTATACGTAAATTCGGAGACCAagcttcaatatttattaaaacattttggtcAAATTTTTGATGGTACTCTGGGCACTTTCAACAAGTTTAAAGTAACCCTTAAGTTAAAGGAAAATGCTATTCCGCGATTTTTTAAACCACGTCCTGTTCCAATCGCGCTTAAGCCAAAAATTGACGAAGAATTAGatcgtttaattaaaaataaggtattaATTCTGACAGAATTTTCTAAATGGGCCACCCCTATTGTTCCCATATTGAAGAAAAATGGTGGTCTAAGAATTTGTGGAGATTTTAAGGTAACCTTGAATCCACAACTGGAATTTCAACAGTTTCCGCTTCCGcgaatagaatatttatttagtcgGCTGGAAGGgggtttaaaattttcaaaaatcgatTTGTCAGAGGCATACCAGCAAATTCTTCTATATGAAAATTCTACAGAGTTGGTGACAATCTCTACACATAGAGGTTTATTTTCTTATCAGAGGCTACCCTTTGGCATTCATTGTGCACCCTCCATATTTCAAGTTATTATGGAACAACTATTTAACGGTATACCGGGCGTTATAGCgtttttgatgatattttaa
- the LOC126743003 gene encoding uncharacterized protein LOC126743003 isoform X1 produces the protein MAIGMVVYRITAKMESKIYLCPADKKYKCKWKGSSDDVFDHFSRMHEDLLHFNESIDISLDAATENHLLLLNAEIYLLQLKVTNEFLNIYLRFLGPARIASTLTYDVHIGRDNVFIAKEIIEITDGAFRVPLESLYEKFKDISNDSNSICCKLMLNEKPIIECFDNIFTDNKASNNWSNANESKKDIQCLRNSNIDKLKINLDNTLDLSKDVNDLSPNLQDLFDSSYEENLTFELCDKKTTLDESDCVFDSETEYKSKNIRSVLTRSLTFTPEDMKRNIVKRQASMRSLTSIAENDLDDELKCSNCNGHLAAPIFYCIDEHNICVTCYQSKQVCTLCEKEITSNRNLELEKKSVNFIYTCVNRKSGCPKKLSYADILDHEINCTFCVYFCPMEECSFKGSFKYMVGHLSLIHSSVKLFQSFIAVFQKYQEIFLVNETMGIFYCSWTLLDNSVIWKAKFCGPKARKFFCELKFKGKNFKEPLLLIKQNDVYIKEMSLAELKEYKIKPKHSILTVTG, from the exons ATGGccataggaatggttgtatacag aatAACAGCCAAAATGGAATCTAAAATATACCTTTGCCCGGCGGACAAAAAGTATAAATGTAAATGGAAAGGATCGTCCGATGATGTTTTTGATCACTTTAGTCGAATGCACGAAGACTTACTACATTTTAATGAGTCAATAGATATCTCATTAGACGCAGCAACTGAAAATCATCTTTTGTTATTAAATGCAGAAATTTATTTGTTGCAGCTTAAAGTAACTAATGAGtttcttaatatatatttacGTTTTCTCGGTCCTGCTAGAATAGCGTCCACATTAACATATGATGTACATATAGGCAGagataatgtttttattgccaaagaaattattgaaataacaGATGGAGCTTTTCGCGTTCCACTTGAGTCtctatatgaaaaatttaaggATATTTCAAATGATTCAAATAGCATTTGCTGTAAATTGATGCTAAATGAGAAACCTATAATTGAATGTTTTGACAATATCTTCACTGATAATAAAGCATCAAATAATTGGTCAAATGCTAATGAGTCCAAAAAAGACATACAATGTTTACGAAATAGCaatattgataaattaaaaattaatttggataatACTTTAGATTTAAGCAAGGATGTTAATGACCTTAGTCCTAATTTACAAGATTTATTTGATAGTTCTtatgaagaaaatttgacttttGAGCTTTGTGATAAGAAAACTACTTTGGATGAGAGCGATTGTGTTTTTGATTCTGAAACGGAATACAAATCGAAAAATATAAGATCTGTTCTTACAAGATCACTTACATTTACCCCAGAGGATATGAAAAGGAATATAGTTAAAAGACAGGCTAGTATGAGAAGCCTTACTTCTATAGCAGAAAATGACTTGGATGATGAACTAAAATGTTCTAACTGTAATGGTCATTTAGCTGCtcctatattttattgtatagaTGAGCATAATATATGTGTAACATGTTACCAAAGTAAACAAGTATGTACTCTATGTGAAAaagaaattacttcaaatagAAATTTGGAATTGGAAAAAAAGTCTGTTAACTTTATTTACACTTGCGTAAATAGAAAAAGTGGATGCCCAAAAAAGCTTTCTTATGCAGATATTTTGGATCATGAAATTAATTGCACCTTTTGCGTATATTTCTGTCCAATGGAAGAATGTAGTTTCAAGGGATCTTTTAAATATATGGTAGGCCACCTTAGCCTAATTCATAGTAGCGTAAAGCTATTCCAGTCCTTTATTGCagtatttcaaaaatatcaggagatttttttagtaaatgaaactaTGGGCATTTTCTATTGCTCATGGACTCTCTTAGATAATAGTGTTATATGGAAAGCAAAATTTTGCGGACCCAAGGCTCGAAAGTTTTTTTgcgaattaaaatttaaaggcaAGAACTTTAAAGAacctttattattaataaaacaaaatgatgtttatattaaagaaatgagtTTGGCGGAGCTTaaagaatacaaaataaaacCCAAACATTCTATACTGACAGTAACAGGTTAA
- the LOC126743003 gene encoding uncharacterized protein LOC126743003 isoform X2 → MESKIYLCPADKKYKCKWKGSSDDVFDHFSRMHEDLLHFNESIDISLDAATENHLLLLNAEIYLLQLKVTNEFLNIYLRFLGPARIASTLTYDVHIGRDNVFIAKEIIEITDGAFRVPLESLYEKFKDISNDSNSICCKLMLNEKPIIECFDNIFTDNKASNNWSNANESKKDIQCLRNSNIDKLKINLDNTLDLSKDVNDLSPNLQDLFDSSYEENLTFELCDKKTTLDESDCVFDSETEYKSKNIRSVLTRSLTFTPEDMKRNIVKRQASMRSLTSIAENDLDDELKCSNCNGHLAAPIFYCIDEHNICVTCYQSKQVCTLCEKEITSNRNLELEKKSVNFIYTCVNRKSGCPKKLSYADILDHEINCTFCVYFCPMEECSFKGSFKYMVGHLSLIHSSVKLFQSFIAVFQKYQEIFLVNETMGIFYCSWTLLDNSVIWKAKFCGPKARKFFCELKFKGKNFKEPLLLIKQNDVYIKEMSLAELKEYKIKPKHSILTVTG, encoded by the coding sequence ATGGAATCTAAAATATACCTTTGCCCGGCGGACAAAAAGTATAAATGTAAATGGAAAGGATCGTCCGATGATGTTTTTGATCACTTTAGTCGAATGCACGAAGACTTACTACATTTTAATGAGTCAATAGATATCTCATTAGACGCAGCAACTGAAAATCATCTTTTGTTATTAAATGCAGAAATTTATTTGTTGCAGCTTAAAGTAACTAATGAGtttcttaatatatatttacGTTTTCTCGGTCCTGCTAGAATAGCGTCCACATTAACATATGATGTACATATAGGCAGagataatgtttttattgccaaagaaattattgaaataacaGATGGAGCTTTTCGCGTTCCACTTGAGTCtctatatgaaaaatttaaggATATTTCAAATGATTCAAATAGCATTTGCTGTAAATTGATGCTAAATGAGAAACCTATAATTGAATGTTTTGACAATATCTTCACTGATAATAAAGCATCAAATAATTGGTCAAATGCTAATGAGTCCAAAAAAGACATACAATGTTTACGAAATAGCaatattgataaattaaaaattaatttggataatACTTTAGATTTAAGCAAGGATGTTAATGACCTTAGTCCTAATTTACAAGATTTATTTGATAGTTCTtatgaagaaaatttgacttttGAGCTTTGTGATAAGAAAACTACTTTGGATGAGAGCGATTGTGTTTTTGATTCTGAAACGGAATACAAATCGAAAAATATAAGATCTGTTCTTACAAGATCACTTACATTTACCCCAGAGGATATGAAAAGGAATATAGTTAAAAGACAGGCTAGTATGAGAAGCCTTACTTCTATAGCAGAAAATGACTTGGATGATGAACTAAAATGTTCTAACTGTAATGGTCATTTAGCTGCtcctatattttattgtatagaTGAGCATAATATATGTGTAACATGTTACCAAAGTAAACAAGTATGTACTCTATGTGAAAaagaaattacttcaaatagAAATTTGGAATTGGAAAAAAAGTCTGTTAACTTTATTTACACTTGCGTAAATAGAAAAAGTGGATGCCCAAAAAAGCTTTCTTATGCAGATATTTTGGATCATGAAATTAATTGCACCTTTTGCGTATATTTCTGTCCAATGGAAGAATGTAGTTTCAAGGGATCTTTTAAATATATGGTAGGCCACCTTAGCCTAATTCATAGTAGCGTAAAGCTATTCCAGTCCTTTATTGCagtatttcaaaaatatcaggagatttttttagtaaatgaaactaTGGGCATTTTCTATTGCTCATGGACTCTCTTAGATAATAGTGTTATATGGAAAGCAAAATTTTGCGGACCCAAGGCTCGAAAGTTTTTTTgcgaattaaaatttaaaggcaAGAACTTTAAAGAacctttattattaataaaacaaaatgatgtttatattaaagaaatgagtTTGGCGGAGCTTaaagaatacaaaataaaacCCAAACATTCTATACTGACAGTAACAGGTTAA